The Candidatus Obscuribacterales bacterium genome includes the window AATTGGACCCCAGCGCACGATGTCGTGATAGTCCTGACTTGGGACAACAACAGCAGGCTCAACATAAGTTCCTACGGGCTGACTATTTCGGGGTTGATCGCCGATGGGTTGATTAGAGTACGTCATTGTAATCTCCTAATAGGGTAAAAGCTGAACATGCATTGAATGGTCTAGTGGAAGAGCTCGTCAACATTCTTACTTTTTATTGCTACCGCTTCAAAAGGTCTATATCCACTAAAAAGTTAAGGCTGCTCAAACTATGTTTTAAGCTCTCGAAAGGCTTTCCGTTCACGGGGGCTATGTCAAGCCACAAGCAGAATCGCTAGGCTTAGAAACAGCCATGAAAATCTGTCTGTGAGCCAATCGAAGAGCTAAGTAGATTTAGTGTTTACATGTGTATGGTACAAAGTTAAGCCAAAACAATAAACTATCTTTCGACATAGGCTGAAAGGGTGTTAAATTTTTCCTTATCCCTAGCAGAACTTTGGAAAAAGGGGCTGGGGGATAGAGCTGATTGACGGACAAACCTCCTGCAAGCTTGATTTTCACGTAGGTTGGGTTAGCGTCAGCGTAATCCAACGAAATCTAGTCTAGTAATGGGTTTGACGTTGATCAACCTAGTCTAGGCAAAAAGATTTGTCCGTCAACTAGGGGCTGGGGGATAGAGTTATCTACCTATTTGATGTTGACGTACGGAAGGCAACTTATACCAAGGCAGGTTAGGGTATTCATGATGCTCCCAATGGTAGCCAAAGTGATAGCAGGTTACGAGGGAAATCAGGAGTGGATAATTGCTGCTAACGGCATGGTGCTTGCCCCCAGCAGTCTCTGAGCGATGGGGCAAATACGTGCCGAAAAAAAACAACTGCATGGAGCTGAGCACGATGGGCAAAAACCAGAACAGGAATAGGTTGGCCATAGCAATGTGAAACCCAACGCTCGCGACTAGAGCTATAGCAATGATTTTGAACAGCATGACAGTCCTCTCCTTGTCATCCATATAGCCGTTCATAAATCTCCAATACCAAGGGAAAAAGTTGCGATGCGTGCCATCGTGGAAGTCGGGGTCTTTGGCTTGACCAGGATATCGGTGGTGCTTCCGGTGGTTGCGAGCAAGTTTCTCATAAGACAAGAGAGCATAGAGCGTGACGGCTAGCCGCCCAATGTCATGATTCAGGCGGCGATCGCTTGGCATGAGCACTCCATGAATGGCATCGTGGGCCAAAATAAATAAACCAGTTTGAATATAGGTGCGTCCTAAAATGGCCGGAAAAACCCATAGAACGTTGTACTGACCTAGGTCAATCACTAAGAGCAACCCTAAACTAAACATCCAAAGCAACACAATCACCGAGGCAATTAAAACTCCTGTTAAGGGAGCTGGGGTTGGGTCATACCGCATATAAATCGGCCTCGCTAAGCACTATCGTCGTCTCTCCGCCAACTCTGCCAAAGTCTGGCTCTGGCCCCAGCGACATTTCAACAAGATAGACCCAGGCTTCAGCTTCATAGTTGAAGCTTTTGACAGAACCTTCGCCACCCAAAAAACTGACGTGTTGGGCACGGTAAAAGCTGGGCAATTCGATCGATCCCTTATCCATGAGACAGCCTATATCAGTACAAACCCACGATAATAGATGGATGTTTGATTACTGGATTAAATTAGTTGACCTAATTGGCCCGATGTGAAGATTCAATAGACTGCGGGGTGTTGCTGAACTGAGAGATGACCCTCTAGCTACAGGATCTGAAGCTCCATGCAACATGCTGCGGAATCATACCGCTATTCAGCAACGCCGACTGCGGGTTTTGGTT containing:
- a CDS encoding fatty acid desaturase, producing MRYDPTPAPLTGVLIASVIVLLWMFSLGLLLVIDLGQYNVLWVFPAILGRTYIQTGLFILAHDAIHGVLMPSDRRLNHDIGRLAVTLYALLSYEKLARNHRKHHRYPGQAKDPDFHDGTHRNFFPWYWRFMNGYMDDKERTVMLFKIIAIALVASVGFHIAMANLFLFWFLPIVLSSMQLFFFGTYLPHRSETAGGKHHAVSSNYPLLISLVTCYHFGYHWEHHEYPNLPWYKLPSVRQHQIGR